In Ciconia boyciana chromosome 1, ASM3463844v1, whole genome shotgun sequence, the genomic stretch TTACTATAGAACACCACTAGAAAGTTCATTGTAGATTACTATTTGTGAAACATTATAATAAAATTCTACCAGTTATATTAAATAATGTTCTACTTAATGTGGATATACTGCTTACTCTGTTCAAAGTTCTTTGTTGATGTGCACGAGACCATCAGCTTCTACACTGAAGTGCTCCATACTTAATTTTAGATTGGATTTAGATGTCTAAAATGGATAATGATCCCCTAAATTTCACTTCAGTGTCTGTGTACCTCATACGGGGATTTCTGTGATAATATTGTATGAACACTTTTTCCTTaggctttcaaaataaagatttttcagtTAATCTGCTTTTTATGGTGTTCATATGTAGGTAGTAATAAGATTCTTCAAAAACATGTTTAAGAGAAAGAGTGTCTGTGAgagtctgaatttttttatagCATAGATCACTTCTGCTGTATCACCGTATTCATTTGTGATTAGGTAGACTCACTTTTCCCTGTTAACAGTCACTTAGTATTACACTCAGAATTACTGGTTTCATCATTGGGAAATTACAGAAGTATTTGTTGtatttgtaattgtttttaagACTATTAGGCAGTTGGAGCTGTTGCATTCTAAATAGTTCTTTCTAGTTTGCTATGAGGTGCTCTGTGGAATATTGTTTGGACATCCTCTAGGCAATTGCTTCTCTGGAAGAGAAAAGTGATACTTAGCAATCTTACATATTTGGATTCTGTCTTAAAAAATACCCCTGAGTGTTTTTCAGTTACTTTGGTAGGAAAGGTTTTGGTCCTCTATATGTATTGGTCATACCAGTTTCAGACATTAACTTCTGTAAtataattgcttcttttttttttatttttaattactctaTTTGCAGATGTGATGCAGATCCATCTGCCCTAGCTAAATATGTTCTGGCTTTGGTAAAGAAGgataaaagtgaaaaggaaCTGAAGGCATTGTGTGTTGATCAGCTGGAtgtatttcttcagaaaggtATGGTCTTTGTCATAACAATTAAGCTTCAGTGAAAAGTCTGTCTTGTTTAATTCATTCAAACAATCTCTTACCATAGAATTGTGTGTTTATCTCTTTATTAGCTTTGTTACTTCGAAGTATATAATTCAATTTgcataaagtaatttttttttttacaaaacaggTGTACAGTACAATATGCATATATTAGGTATATGTTTTGTGTCTATTGGTATTCCTGGAAGTAAATTACGGATGTTAAGAGTTATTGCCAGAATTTGAAGTATTAGAGCTCTGTATATATTCCAGAAATATTCTTCCAGACGTTTTATTAAGAGGCATTAAATAATTCAATGATTGAAAACCTTTATGAAACACTGTCATTATTGACATGTTTCTTGACTCTGTAaatgtccttttaaaatgtaaaattaatagcagagtatttaaaaatcatactCTTCatagttttaacttttttgtgagtgttgatttttttaattcgTTTTTAAAGAAAGCGTTAACTAATTTTTTGAATAATGGATATTTGTACACTCTTTACTTTTAGAAACTCAGATATTTGTGGAAAAACTGTTTGATGCTGTGAATACAAAAAGCTACCTACCTCCACCAGAACAGCCATCGTCAGGAAGCCTGAAAGTAGAATTTTTTCAGCAccaagaaaaagagacaaaaaaagaagaggtagGCAttgattttactttaaatttatgtcttttttttttccctcattccTGTAGTTTACTTACGTGGTTCAACTTCAtcatgtttatttgtttattaataACAGTTCCCAAACTTATACTACAGCATTAAAATATGTCAGAAGATTTGTGCCTAGTATGTTGAGTACTGCTGCACAATTTTTCTAAACATAAGTGGGTGTTTCAAAGGTAAACTAAAGTGTTTCTGACTAggcaaatgcaaataaagttATTGAGTGGTGTAGGAGTTGCAGTACAACCTACGTTAGTTCTTTGCTCAGGATTGCTGTTGTAGTTATGCTGCCCTTTAATTCAGCATAAGTCCAGGCTGCTGGCAAATGGCAGTCCTCATTCCTCCAGCTGCTTGATCCAGGTAACATCCTTATTCCGACACACGTGTTTATGTTGTTGTTTGAGCCAGAAGAGTAGGTTTGTCCTTTTCAACAGCAGCCTAGGTTTGGCTGCATGGAAGTGTTTAACTGTGATCTAAACCAGCTAACCTGCTGATGAAAAAAGACCTTACTGTGTCAATTGTTGAATATTCATGACTTCCCAGATCTGTCACTGCACCTTAGCGTGGATTTTTGTCCACCTGTAGCAAAAGCAGATGTATTTTCAGTGCAGCACAGTAAGGAttgcttattttgctttattttctcctaaCTCGTGCTTTGAATATTCCTAGAAATAGAAATCTAATACATTATGAAGATTCTCTACTTGCACTGgatgcagaaatgttttttcagttcagtgttACTGTTGACTTTGCTCAACATTTTGAGTTTTTTGATTTTGATTGTGCAGAAGTCTCCATGATAGTCTACTCATGTTTTGATCTAATGTATATACTTTAAATTCAGATAGTTAAAGAGGAAGAGCGAGAGAAAAAGTTTTCTAGAAGATTAAATCACAGCCCTCCTCAGTCAAGTTCTCGGTACAGAGATACCAGGTAATAAATTTTGCTTAACCTGTTGTGTTATATCAGTAATCAGATGGATTTGGATTTTTATGGTGTTACtaaattaaatgtcttttttctgtatGGTCGCCTAAAAATAAGACTTCTATTGGTTTTATGCCTGTGTAGTTAAATTGCAAGTATATAAGTGACAGTGTAAACTGTCTCTGAGTTGTGCACAACTATCACATTTGGGTTTTATTACTCATTTTTACGTTAGATTTGTGGTTTATATTACAACACTTACTCTGCTCAGTATTGAGATAGAATTgtgataattttaatttagaagcCTTGCCTTCAATAATTGTTACCTGTCTGGTGTTTCCAACTTGGGAAGGTGCAGTATTGGgcagaaacaggatttttaagattttttaaatcttaggGATGGTAAAAGTAAAATGcataaaccaaataaaataattctaaaagtcttctgagaagaaaggaagtgcCATAGTTAGATTCCATTTGTAGCTTTTCTCTAATTTCCCATTGCTATTTCTTGAAGTTTTAATGGTAGTTAAGGTTTTAAATTACGGCTTTATAATTCTTGTAATTACCTACAAAATTACATGTTTAGAAGCCgtgatgaaaggaaaaaagatgaacGTTCTCGGAAGAGAGATTATGACCGAAATCCTCCCAGAAGAGATTCTTATAGGGATCGATACAACAGAAGAAGAGGGAGGAGTCGGAGCTACAGCAGGAGTCGAAGTAGAAGTTGGAGCAAAGAGAGATTGCGGGACCGGGATAGAGACCGGAGCAGAAGCCGGAGCAGAACACGAAGCAGAGGTACCAACAGTTGGTCTCTAAAATACGGTGAATGTTGTCTACAAAATTTAGACACTAAACTTAAACACTATGTTCAAGATGTACCAAAATTTCCtctattgtttttatttctttgttcaaaTTTAGCTTGGTTTTCTGTGGAAATAGGGATTATGTGATGATGTTTTCAGTGcttgttttcccctctttccctccATTCTTCTCTGATACCTTTGACTGTGTTGGCCACTTCTGAGCAGTGttgtgagaggcagaaaaacccaaattaattgcatttcattaaGTTTTAGGAAACTCACCTATCCGGTTTGggaagataaagaaattaatacCCATCTGCAGAGGTAGAACTGGCAGAAGTTACCTGTTTGACAGCAAATGACTTGTCAAGCAGAACAGTACAGCTCTGTTCTTTTTGTCTTGTCCCCTCCTTGATGTCACAGGGAGGGACTGAAATTATTACAGTGCATTTGCACTGATATCTGTAGGTCTTAAGGCTTCGGTACAGCAGTTTTTTGaattaaacttctttaaaaacaaagctgtttatTCAGCTGAAAAGAGTGCTTTTTCCCCCAATACTGCTACTGATAAACTGGAAAAGAGCATTGAGAGTAATTTTATATCTTAATTCTGTCTTAAACAATGTAGAGGTGTAAAAATAGTCTGGTTTAAGTCTCCTGcgtattatttttctttttgtagaaTGAGCCTTGGTAACTCAGCCTTAAAAGTAAGAATGCAGAGTTCCTGAAAATATGGGAGCAGATATTTTCCAAACAACTTAACAAACAAGCAAGTTAAATAGCATGCAGCAGTTTAACTAAAAGATTACAGTGTGGTTAAATCTTAATTTAAGGATTATTTTACATAAACTGCAATGATAATATCTTATAGACAATATCTTACAGtgaaagctttgtttctttttctaagcaCATTAAGAAAAGCCTGTTTTATCCACACTTAATCTGCCATCTTTAAGACATTTTTGTTAATGTTCCTTTATTGTGGGGTTATTTGAGTCTACCAACTTACCTCATGACAGAGCTCTTCTGTCTTAATCTGGATACTTACTGTTTATTTGATGATAATATTAGAAAATTAAGAGAATAGTTTGTATATACTCAGAATAAAAGGTCATGTTACTGCTGTATCTGTCCAGGAGCGTTCCACACCTGTCAAGCACTATTATTTCTCCTGTCGTGACAAAGCTTTGCATGcgataaaaatatgcatttgaatGCAGATAAAATTAAGATAAGAAGCATGAAGATACAACAATAACAGTGTCTTGAAACATTAAAGATGTGAAACTTTTATAGTGTTTTCAAGTGGTGGTTACCTTTTTCTTGCCCATTGCTTCCCTTTATTCAGAATAACTTTCCCTCTGAAGTTCATAGAATATATGCATCACTACAGAAGATGTACTCTGCTTGAAGTTAAATAGCGTTTCTGCTTTACCGTGGGTATAGCTGTTATTAAAATACCCCAGTGGCTGACTATATACTTTTAAGATTGTTATTTTTCCAATTAAACCTTTGGAATGtagaatcatggaatagttgaggttggaagagacctctgaaGGTCATGTAGGTCAGCGTTTCTCCCTAAAGCACATAAACTgaagcaggttgctcaggaccttATCCAGTTGGGTTATAAATAACTCCAAGGGTGGAGAGTCTACAGGCACTCTGGGCAACCTGTAGAACTTCTCAATTATCATTTTTATAATTTGAGTTGAATTGATGTGGAATAAAGATACTTAAACAGGTTAGTGGCTGCTTCTGGTGAAAATGTGCAGAGGGAATCATCCaatataaccttttttttttttaatacagaaaggGATTTGGGAAAGCCAAAATATGATATCGATAGAACAGATCCACTAGAGAACAATTATACTCCAGTTTCTTCTGTAACAAATATTTCATCCGGCCACTACCCTGTCCCTACACTGAGCAGCACTATTACTGTTATTGCTCCTGCTCATCATGGAAATAACACTACTGAAAGCTGGTCAGAGTTCCACGAAGAGCAGCTGGACCACAACTCCTATGGAAGACCTCCGCTGCCAAAGAAACGCTGTAGAGATTATGATGGTAAgtttgtattctttttaattgcttcctgCGGCTATGATTGGCCCCTTTCTCAGAAGACTGAGgtagttttcctttcttctcctgatCTCCTCtaatactgtgttttttctATTACAGAGTTcttcaatgcaaattttatcCCACTTTTTATTAACTTAGCTTTTAGACAGCTTTATTAGTGTTTGTATAGTTTTTTAGTTactagaattattttaaatagataaaaaatagtatatttatattaaaaggttataaaaacaattcatttttacCCAGGTTTTCTGTCTTATGTCGTGCTCAAGCCAAATACTGTATTTGATAGTTTTGACCATGATTAGCACCTTACTGACctcatcattttttttattcGCATCCTAagagataatttttaattagaaaggtCTAGAGCTGCAACTTCCCAGACGCCATGTTAACTCATTTTTTCCCATGTAGGTGTTTCTTAAAATTGGGTGGCTTTTTGTGTCTTAAGCTATCATTTTGCATGTCTTGTTCCAAAATCCACACAAGAGGCTGCTGCAGTTGGCAGTGACTCAGCTAAATTCAGCCAGTCAACCTGTTAGTTCAGAAGAGTTTAAATTTCCCCCTGAAGTTttttctcagggttttttttgttgtatacCACAATGATGAGTTTAATATCTAGGCCAGTTTACATTCAGAACTCTCTTTagaatagaatttatttttaagtaaagaaaatggGAGGCTGAGCTCTCAAGTGTTGGCAGAGTTGTACTTGTGAAGAATAGCTTTGCCAGTATACATCACAGCAATACTGTGAGCAAGTAGAATTGTGAAAGtgtagttttgttttgaagttttcttCTAATGCAAGCTGAGCTTCAAAATGTTGTGTCATGGTCTCCCAGCGCtacaggtttttttagaaaggaacaaaatgtgCAGGCTAGTATACTTTTGAAGTAACATCTCCAGGCATGACACTGGGACTTTGTACCTTTAACAGTCTGTCTTCTACAGCAGCTTATTATTTCCAATTTCTGAGTATGAAGCAAATGGTAATGTGTTGGAAAACTGTGATATAGTTGTCCTcagatttttactgttttttttgttttccctatgTTTCTGACTGTTACTAAAATCTCTCAGTAGATGTCtcttccatttgcttttctcctggctGTTTGTGTCTTCTAAATTTATAAGCTCATCTCTCTCTTCAGTGGCTAGCTAGTTCCAACATACTGCTCTTCCTATCTGCACTTTCACATTTTCTACTTGACCCTCTGCAGAACTTCTATTTTTCCTTAACGTTTCAATTTATATGTTCTATAACTCTTCCTGAAAATGAGGTAATAGAGACTGCTTTTCAGCATCATGTTTTGAGGACGTGGACACTCAGctttcttcttattttattgGAAGATGTTTTGAACTTTTCCCCCATATTGCGTTGTACtgtattgggttttttgtggaGGCTGTTGCTAAACagataatcatagaatcatagaatggtttgggttggaaggggcctttaaagatcatctagtccaacccccctgccatgggcagggacagctCTCACTAGATggggttgctcagagccctgtccaacttgaccttgaatgtttccaggtatggggcatctaccacctctctgggcaaccttttccagtgtttcaccaccctcattgtaaaaactttattccttatatctagtctgaatctgcccttttttagtttaaaaccatcaccccttgtcctgttgctacaggccctattaaaaagtctgtccccagcTTTCTTagaagccccctttaagtactgaaaggctgcaataagatctccctggagcctgctcttctccaggctgaacagccccaactctctcatcctttcctcataggagaggtgttccagccttctgatcatttttgtggccctcctctggacctgctccacTGTTTTACTtgcatgtaaaagaaaataaatgaatgcatattcatttttgtttatatgcgtgtatttcatatttatatatgtatgtatatatacacatatacaatacatacatatgtaaataaatttttttgctCTTACATGGTCACATTAAACTATGGCAAAATATTCTAATTCTTCttgaaataattacaaaagagaaaaaagaatttgagttaattttctcttgtTGGAATTTTATAATATTAACTTCTAACTTTAGTAAGCGTTTCTCAATCCCAGTGTCTGCACTTTTTACTTAGAAACACTGTGGTTTTGTTAATGTCATGACACCTAGAtttaattctttgctttcaCAGTTTGTTACAATTCAGTGCAGAATtaattcttcaagaaaaatctGACTCCTATATTTATTCTGCTAGAATGTCACTGCAATCTTCCTGTGTGCTGActgttaaaataaagttaaatggccaatttcattttctaatataAATTTCTGCTGATATATGAAGCTCTTAATTTACAAACTGTTGCATTACACAGAACATTTTGTCTCTACTCTGAATCAAACTACAGCTACTGAATACTAACAACAATTCTTTTTGGTTTGATGTTTCAGAAAAGGGTTTCTGTATGAGAGGAGACATGTGCCCTTTTGATCATGGAAGCGATCCAGTAGTGGTAGAAGATGTGAATCTTCCTGGCATTCTGCCTTTTCCAGCACAACCCCCTGTTGTTGAAGGACCACCTCCTCCTGGacttcctccccctccaccaATTCTGAGTCCTCCTCCTGTTAACCTTAGACCTCCAGTGCCACCACCAGGCCCCTTACCACCTAGCCTTCCACCTGTTacaggtaattaaaaaaaattaaaacccattTTTTAGTAGAAAAGCCTGAATGTTACTTGGGTTGAATGCAGTGCAAAAAGCTGTTTAAGAATGCCAGCTATATTTTAGAAAGTTGTACTATGCTCTACCATGGCATAGCTTACCCCAAAGTGATTGTTTTCTGTAGTAATTGTTGCATAGGTGATTGTTGTAAAATTTGCATGTTAAATGTGAATCTTGAATatggaataatatttttattctgtttaagcAAAAGCATGGCGTGCCAAAACTCTGTTCCTTGAGTTTTATAAGAGAAGTTGTCTGAAACTGATTACTGTTAGAGAAGAATGGAAAATTCTGGAAACAACAGATATTTGGCATTTCAGTTGCAATACTAAAATTAAAGAGAATTCATGACCACATCAAATTTACACCTGAAAATATGTCATTTGTGATTAATTTTGAAACTAAACTTGCAAAGtaactaagaaagaaaattctccGGCTTGTTTACTCTTTCATTGGAAAGTACTTTGGCTCAAGTACTAAAAACTACATGAAGACTTTTGTGCCTGGCTGTCATTTATAAAATAGCAGTTTAGTATTTAGTTCCCTTGTGTGGTTTAATAACTGTTATGTTAGTTTTATGTGattattcctttctctcttttttattaaCTTAGATGTCCCACTTGGTAAAATTGTTCAAGAACAATTGGTATTTGATATTGCTTGAAAGTTCcttaaactgttttcatttctggttGATAGTATATTTAAGAAAgaactgcatttatttatttcacttagTATAGAGAGTAACTGTATTGCTGGGGTGATCAGTTCTGCCTCACATGCTGTTTCCAGATCTGTGTGGAAAGTCCAAATATATGACTTTGTATCTTTTTGCAAAACATGGTTTTGCCAATGATTAAACTGAAGGTCAGGCTTGACTGCTCTGCTTTTAAAGTGCGATGTTACCTGTTGTAAAAAAAGTCCAACCAACCAacgaaaaaaaccccctcagtCCTAAGAAGGATGTCTTTGGCTTTCTACCAGAGTTGTAGGTATCTTCTTGGGTgttgggaaaaataatttcaatcaAGTTAGTTATTGTCATCatagaatatttttgttatacactattaaaaaacagaatttgtttctttgagGGGGTTTTATAGAGCTTTAAAGATCTTCTGTTGGTGAAGATAAATACTGGCTTAGcaattaaattttgtttatagAAAGCAGGCGTTTGGGGAATTGTTAAACTATTCAAATGCTTTTGTCTGTAATCTAAGTTCGGAGTCATTTGCTAGCGGGGATGGTTTCATATGAATGAGTGGTACAGCATTGTGTCTGTATACATGCCCTCtcaccccccttttttttaaatagccttcaaaacatttcagatcaATTTCCTTATGAGTTGAGTGTAATGTAAGTCTAGTGGATAATAAATGAATgcagtgttttcctttgtttttgaCAGGACCACCCCCTCCACTTCCCCCATTGCAGCCTGCTGGCATGGATGCTCCCCCAAACTCAGCAACTAGCTCAGTTCCTACTGTTGTTACAACGGGTATTCATCACCAGCCGCCTCCTGCTCCACCCTCTCTTTTTACAGCAGGTGTAGTACTGAGGCTTTGCCCACAAGGTTTGCTAAATAGAATAACATTGACTCATATTATACTGTACTTTTTAGAGATTATAATTTCATAGTTTGGGAGAATAAGTTTGTATCATTTAGACTGTGACAGTAacttaacactttttttctaaCTTAGTTCAGGACAGAAGTAAAATTTGCATGTAAAATGTGAATCTTGATTATGGAATAGTATTTTCCACTGTGTTTAAGCAGAAAACTTGGCATGGCGTTTTTTTTAGGATAGCTGTTATACAGCTCTTCCATTGTACCTATATCTTGTGATTAAATGAATATTATATTTGAAACCTTAGAGGTTTTaactgcaatttattttaattagacaATTTCTTTGTTACCAGAAACGTACGACACAGATGGATATAATCCAGAAGCTCCAAGTATAACAAATACTTCAAGACCTATGTATAGACATAGAGTACATGCCCAAAGACCAAATTTGATAGGACTTACATCAGGTGATATGGATCTGCCACCCAGAGGTATGCTCTCAAAGCTATACTTATTTAGTTCACGTAATTTTCTTACATTAATGCAGGTTGAGGTAGTTCTCAGAGAATGTAATACTGgaaaacattgtattttttcaaatcTTCTGGAATTAAGAGAATTGAATAGGGAATTATGCTCATAGTTGCTTTGTTGTGTGCATTTTTACAGGTAAAATGAAATCTCTTGCTAGACTATTGCACAGTTTACACTTGCCTTTAATAACTGGTCACTTTGTACAtcttttatacagaaaaaagttaatatttctgtaacagACTCTTAAGATGATTTTTGCTGCTGAGTCATTTTATCTGGTAGCAGACAGTTACGCAAGAGTAATCTTAACCTCATAGTTCCTATGGccctgagaagcagcagcagcatacacaatgagaagggaagagggataaaaccaatttttttaatgtgggttTGTTTACctttgtatgtatttgtatagTTACTTGTTTTCAATGCAAATTCAGAATACCTTTTTACTatcaaatacacagaaaatacgaaaaatattgtaaaatctTTTCATCTGTTTACAGAAAAACCTCCTAATAAAAGTAGTATGAGAATAGTGGTAGATGCTGAATCCAGGAAAAGAACAATTGGTGCAGGGGATGGTGGAGTTCCTACAAAGAAGACTTGGTTTGACAAGTGAGTGCTCATTAACACAAAGTTGGCTTAATAGTTGAAATTCCGTGGAGCTCTCTTCTGTAATCTGAAACATATATATCTCTATAAATTGCAAGCAAGTTAAACTGTGAATAAGCTGACTGTACTAAAATAAATCACACTACAGAGTGATCTGTATTTGACTGTATTCTCTCAAAGGCAGTATAGCAATAGCTGAAGTTGCTTTGGATGATACCAAGATGATCTCCCCGAAAGCTGGAATGatttaagaaacagagaagCTGCAGTGTGATGGTTGTTAGGGATGACtgattttagttttgaaatgtGAATTGTATCATTGCTATTTTGGATTGAGTTGCCAGGTACGTTACTGACAGAAAATACAGGGTGCAGTGCATAGTGTCCAGATACACCTGGGGTGACAAAAGGTCGGAAGAGATTTTAGGAGATTAGTGGGACTGAGGAGAGCTTTGAAGTAATAGTTATTTGAAACTTTAGTGGGGAGATTCTGTGGAATAGCTGAGAAATAGTTTTTGGAGAGAAGCAATGTGAAAGTCAGGACTTAGTGACACAAGCAAATTACTGTGAATTATCTCACAGATTTATGCGCTAGTGTATGCTGAGAGTGTTGATGGGGAAAACTGCAGGTGTATGGGCCTGTGTGCTGTACTCTTCTAcacttttctaaaattattattattattatttttttaaagtctgcagATCTTTGTGTCTCATACGCACATGCTCCTATGCAAGCATATACAATTTAACATTGTGTTTGCTAGCTTGCTATGGATTTCtggcttgatttttatttgttgcagGCAAAATTTTAACAGAACAAACAGCCCAGGTTTCCAGAAGAAGGTGcagtttggaaatgaaaatacaaaacttgAATTGAGGAAAGTTCCCCCAGAACTTAACAATATCAGCAAACTTAATGAGCACTTCAGTAAGTTTGGAAACTTAGTCAACTTGCAGGTAAGAGTCAACAACGAGAAGACAGTATGTTTTGACTTAATGATAGAGGTAGTTGCTAAAAGGAGAAGGTCAGTTGTTTTTTAACTGGTTCACTGAAACTGTTCTCATTAATTTCCTAACTTGTTTCTTAAACATGATCTCAGTGTTTTTAATGGAATTGTCATTgaagaagcagaagtgaaataTTCTAGTcttcttttatatttcaaacaaatgttttcctcACATGTAAGACTTTTAAGATACATCAAAAATTGATTGGAAGTGTTTTTCCTTCACCCCCTTTCTCAAGTTTGGATCTGATATCataaactatgtattttttGAGATAA encodes the following:
- the RBM26 gene encoding RNA-binding protein 26 isoform X4 is translated as MVIKMIIENFEALKSWLSKTLEPICDADPSALAKYVLALVKKDKSEKELKALCVDQLDVFLQKETQIFVEKLFDAVNTKSYLPPPEQPSSGSLKVEFFQHQEKETKKEEIVKEEEREKKFSRRLNHSPPQSSSRYRDTRSRDERKKDERSRKRDYDRNPPRRDSYRDRYNRRRGRSRSYSRSRSRSWSKERLRDRDRDRSRSRSRTRSRERDLGKPKYDIDRTDPLENNYTPVSSVTNISSGHYPVPTLSSTITVIAPAHHGNNTTESWSEFHEEQLDHNSYGRPPLPKKRCRDYDEKGFCMRGDMCPFDHGSDPVVVEDVNLPGILPFPAQPPVVEGPPPPGLPPPPPILSPPPVNLRPPVPPPGPLPPSLPPVTGPPPPLPPLQPAGMDAPPNSATSSVPTVVTTGIHHQPPPAPPSLFTAETYDTDGYNPEAPSITNTSRPMYRHRVHAQRPNLIGLTSGDMDLPPREKPPNKSSMRIVVDAESRKRTIGAGDGGVPTKKTWFDKQNFNRTNSPGFQKKVQFGNENTKLELRKVPPELNNISKLNEHFSKFGNLVNLQVAYQGDPEGALIQFATHEEAKKAISSTEAVLNNRFIKVYWHREGSAPQIQTTTQKVIQPLVQQPSLPVVKQSVKERLGPVPASNIEPAEAQSANTEVTQNVTKLSVKDRLGFVSKPVAPTTEKVLSTSTGLTKTVYNPAALKAAQKSLPVVSTSVLDSNEAQKKKQEALRLQQDVRKKKQEILEKHIETQKMLISKLEKNKAMKSEDKAEIMKTLEILTNSITKLKDELKGVSPGGGAPLKSMKTKTQMQKELLDTELDLYKKMQAGEEVTELRRKYTELQLEAAKRGILSSVRGRGVHARGRGASRSRGRGIRGRGRGRGVPVHAVVDHRPRALEISAFTESDREDLLPHFAQYGEIEDCQIDDSSLHAVITFKTRAEAEAAAIHGSRFKGQELKLAWNKPVASMSAVETEEAEPDEEEFQEESLVDDSLLQDDDEEEEDNESRSWRR
- the RBM26 gene encoding RNA-binding protein 26 isoform X2, yielding MVIKMIIENFEALKSWLSKTLEPICDADPSALAKYVLALVKKDKSEKELKALCVDQLDVFLQKETQIFVEKLFDAVNTKSYLPPPEQPSSGSLKVEFFQHQEKETKKEEIVKEEEREKKFSRRLNHSPPQSSSRYRDTRFRSRDERKKDERSRKRDYDRNPPRRDSYRDRYNRRRGRSRSYSRSRSRSWSKERLRDRDRDRSRSRSRTRSRERDLGKPKYDIDRTDPLENNYTPVSSVTNISSGHYPVPTLSSTITVIAPAHHGNNTTESWSEFHEEQLDHNSYGRPPLPKKRCRDYDEKGFCMRGDMCPFDHGSDPVVVEDVNLPGILPFPAQPPVVEGPPPPGLPPPPPILSPPPVNLRPPVPPPGPLPPSLPPVTGPPPPLPPLQPAGMDAPPNSATSSVPTVVTTGIHHQPPPAPPSLFTAGVVLRLCPQETYDTDGYNPEAPSITNTSRPMYRHRVHAQRPNLIGLTSGDMDLPPREKPPNKSSMRIVVDAESRKRTIGAGDGGVPTKKTWFDKQNFNRTNSPGFQKKVQFGNENTKLELRKVPPELNNISKLNEHFSKFGNLVNLQVAYQGDPEGALIQFATHEEAKKAISSTEAVLNNRFIKVYWHREGSAPQIQTTTQKVIQPLVQQPSLPVVKQSVKERLGPVPASNIEPAEAQSANTEVTQNVTKLSVKDRLGFVSKPVAPTTEKVLSTSTGLTKTVYNPAALKAAQKSLPVVSTSVLDSNEAQKKKQEALRLQQDVRKKKQEILEKHIETQKMLISKLEKNKAMKSEDKAEIMKTLEILTNSITKLKDELKGVSPGGGAPLKSMKTKTQMQKELLDTELDLYKKMQAGEEVTELRRKYTELQLEAAKRGILSSVRGRGVHARGRGASRSRGRGIRGRGRGRGVPVHAVVDHRPRALEISAFTESDREDLLPHFAQYGEIEDCQIDDSSLHAVITFKTRAEAEAAAIHGSRFKGQELKLAWNKPVASMSAVETEEAEPDEEEFQEESLVDDSLLQDDDEEEEDNESRSWRR
- the RBM26 gene encoding RNA-binding protein 26 isoform X5 — translated: MVIKMIIENFEALKSWLSKTLEPICDADPSALAKYVLALVKKDKSEKELKALCVDQLDVFLQKETQIFVEKLFDAVNTKSYLPPPEQPSSGSLKVEFFQHQEKETKKEEIVKEEEREKKFSRRLNHSPPQSSSRYRDTRFRSRDERKKDERSRKRDYDRNPPRRDSYRDRYNRRRGRSRSYSRSRSRSWSKERLRDRDRDRSRSRSRTRSRGTNSWSLKYERDLGKPKYDIDRTDPLENNYTPVSSVTNISSGHYPVPTLSSTITVIAPAHHGNNTTESWSEFHEEQLDHNSYGRPPLPKKRCRDYDEKGFCMRGDMCPFDHGSDPVVVEDVNLPGILPFPAQPPVVEGPPPPGLPPPPPILSPPPVNLRPPVPPPGPLPPSLPPVTGPPPPLPPLQPAGMDAPPNSATSSVPTVVTTGIHHQPPPAPPSLFTAGVVLRLCPQETYDTDGYNPEAPSITNTSRPMYRHRVHAQRPNLIGLTSGDMDLPPREKPPNKSSMRIVVDAESRKRTIGAGDGGVPTKKTWFDKQNFNRTNSPGFQKKVQFGNENTKLELRKVPPELNNISKLNEHFSKFGNLVNLQVAYQGDPEGALIQFATHEEAKKAISSTEAVLNNRFIKVYWHREGSAPQIQTTTQKVIQPLVQQPSLPVVKQSVKERLGPVPASNIEPAEAQSANTEVTQNVTKLSVKDRLGFVSKPVAPTTEKEALRLQQDVRKKKQEILEKHIETQKMLISKLEKNKAMKSEDKAEIMKTLEILTNSITKLKDELKGVSPGGGAPLKSMKTKTQMQKELLDTELDLYKKMQAGEEVTELRRKYTELQLEAAKRGILSSVRGRGVHARGRGASRSRGRGIRGRGRGRGVPVHAVVDHRPRALEISAFTESDREDLLPHFAQYGEIEDCQIDDSSLHAVITFKTRAEAEAAAIHGSRFKGQELKLAWNKPVASMSAVETEEAEPDEEEFQEESLVDDSLLQDDDEEEEDNESRSWRR